A part of Fusarium oxysporum Fo47 chromosome III, complete sequence genomic DNA contains:
- a CDS encoding alpha-acetolactate decarboxylase-domain-containing protein: MSFLNLQSVLASQTIQKRTPQKGKRLLEWKPTSSPSSHSSNAVWEGVGSSDLTISNTSDKGDHGLGKFQHLDGEMVMVDSQVYQFRSNGSVSQKGDEDIIAFSQAVFFKPNSHLQFDSLNRRVVLDYLDTSHPGSHNLFRAVKIEGMFLNIKLHVAPKQQH; the protein is encoded by the coding sequence ATGAGCTTTCTGAATTTGCAGAGTGTTCTTGCATCTCAGACCATCCAAAAACGCACACCacaaaaaggaaaaagacTCCTGGAATGGAAACCAACGTCGTCACCCAGTTCTCACTCGTCAAATGCCGTCTGGGAAGGAGTTGGAAGTTCTGATCTCACGATAAGCAATACTTCTGATAAAGGCGACCATGGTCTTGGTAAATTTCAGCATCTGGATGGAGAGATGGTCATGGTAGATAGTCAAGTTTACCAGTTCCGATCAAACGGATCAGTATCTCAGAAAGGAGACGAGGATATCATCGCGTTCTCCCAAGCTGTGTTCTTCAAACCAAATTCCCATCTGCAATTCGACTCCCTGAATCGGCGAGTCGTTCTTGACTATCTTGACACCAGCCACCCAGGCAGTCACAATCTATTTCGTGCTGTAAAGATCGAAGGGATGTTCCTGAATATCAAACTTCATGTTGCACCGAAACAGCAGCACTAA
- a CDS encoding thiamine diphosphate-binding protein, which translates to MQTYADAIVQSLSSVGCDKAFGISGGNIYHIWKALHHSDIAVYHCRHQSGAAFAAAEYSIQTGKVAAVFVTSGPGITNAITGLRCARADGARIIFIAGLTGEEIDRTGRRVVQETTPKDVEALTGPTVDSALSCYEIIRGELNVGRLQQTLTRIQRDPLGGVLGVFLTAARSKSLISPLQSPRLELHEQIPVPSLSAETLAVCREVAGKLKIMGFVLWIGYGCRSASLLVKQLAERYDLPVLATPRAKGIFPENHLLYFGTTGLGASFRPTIIADPPKGVLLLGSKAAELSSMFIQEEWVNTDFYCVDLETSEVKRNMPKRSTFIEAEISLFLRAVLEVERPGDRIAYPFIPDAIIQPVLAASEGQIHPVTVMSVVQDVAINRNGCLIIADAGNSFCWTAHYLKFPKPGLYRSNLDSYPVGHAVCGVVGMGLTDKHAVAIVGDGAMLMQSEVSTAVKYRSKAIWLVMNDSRYGSYFALLARAVGCEGCTVAKGEELREALQEAMVRNGPTVINVIIDPSAVAPPEARGPSLTSENATCSK; encoded by the exons ATGCAGACCTACGCCGACGCCATCGTCCAGTCCCTGTCCTCCGTTGGATGTGACAAAGCTTTCGGTATCTCCGGGGGCAACATATATCACATCTGGAAAGCCCTACATCACTCAGACATCGCAGTCTACCACTGTCGCCATCAATCCGGCGCTGCGTTTGCCGCAGCAGAGTATTCTATACAGACTGGCAAGGTGGCTGCTGTTTTCGTAACGAGTGGCCCAGGAATCACCAATGCCATCACTGGACTCCGCTGTGCTCGTGCAGATGGAGCCCGAATCATCTTTATTGCGGGCTTGACGGGCGAGGAGATTGATCGAACTGGTCGTCGAGTTGTCCAGGAGACTACTCCAAAAGATGTGGAGGCGCTGACTGGACCAACTGTGGATAGTGCACTCAGCTGCTATGAGATCATCAGGGGTGAGCTGAATGTAGGGCGACTACAACAAACCTTAACGCGGATTCAGCGTGATCCACTTGGGGGGGTATTAGGTGTTTTCTTGACTGCCGCCAGAAGCAAATCACTCATATCACCTCTGCAAAGTCCGAGACTCGAACTTCACGAACAAATCCCAGTCCCCTCTTTATCCGCAGAAACGCTTGCTGTCTGCCGGGAAGTTGCTGGGAAACTTAAAATCATGGGCTTTGTTCTCTGGATCGGTTACGGCTGCCGTAGTGCCTCCCTTCTTGTCAAACAGCTTGCGGAACGATACGACCTCCCTGTTCTTGCTACACCTCGCGCGAAGGGTATATTCCCGGAGAATCATCTCTTGTATTTCGGCACAACTGGTTTGGGAGCATCATTTCGCCCCACGATAATAGCTGACCCGCCTAAAGGGGTACTTCTTCTTGGATCTAAGgcagctgagctgagctcTATGTTTATTCAGGAGGAATGGGTCAATACCGACTTTTACTGTGTTGACTTGGAAACTTCAGAGGTCAAACGAAATATGCCCAAGCGTTCGACTTTTattgaagctgagatcagCCTCTTTCTTAGAGCCGTGCTGGAGGTTGAGAGGCCTGGGGACAGGATTGCGTATCCATTCATACCAGATGCTATTATCCAACCGGTTCTAGCTGCATCAGAAGGACAGATTCACCCAGTGACAGTCATGTCGGTTGTTCAAGATGTTGCCATCAATCGAAATGGATGCTTGATTATCGCCGATGCCGGAAACAGTTTCTGCTGGACAGCCCATTACCTGAAATTCCCCAAACCTGGGCTCTATCGATCAAACCTGGATTCCTATCCCGTGGGCCATGCTGTCTGCGGCGTTGTCGGCATGGGCCTTACGGACAAACACGCAGTGGCCATTGTTGGTGACGGAGCAATGTTGATGCAGTCAGAGGTGAGCACCGCTGTTAAATATAGATCGAAAGCCATCTGGCTAGTCATGAATGACAGCCGGTATGGCAGTT ATTTTGCGTTATTGGCACGAGCTGTTGGATGTGAGGGATGTACAGTCGCAAAGGGGGAGGAGCTGCGAGAAGCACTTCAGGAAGCGATGGTGAGAAATGGACCTACTGTTATCAATGTTATCATCGATCCTTCAGCTGTGGCACCGCCCGAAGCTCGAGGACCATCGCTCACCAGTGAGAACGCCACATGTTCAAAATAG
- a CDS encoding P-loop containing nucleoside triphosphate hydrolase protein: MGSPWFTRSDEHNPKNQDHQNNSGNPVEVGMAAETKDIYRKSSWDPWQEWTEEEIGVDGRSSQASAKYALIVRREKEHGEIDESVLSLHSITVQSPLLKKILGPVFKGYKGIKPNLKKLEFHAPFREFFYRWDEFTQADPRNDSADSSEECSHYKLLADIIRAEIKPRIEQASDLLNNGVISFDYVWTLFEPDIEVYTTVEGRDRLFRLSSSNYSKAPDGTVAYVLCARFIDTDGDIFGYTETTLNILPFENVKPILELEVIPARLCPHLDEVKDRLVQRGRVFESLKGIHHRTYSGMYSLSSTASGIPKQRHVTHRSLPAKPCATIVSRNGSQNSSWLKALTKGKFLTTNLGLFDIELIKDVLWSSTAFDQLVLPHDYKRIIQAFVGAQMSGLDNFDDVIKGKGRGIIMLLSGEPGTGKTLTAESVSEIMQKPLYNMSAAELGDVAQEVEQKLDCALELSTRWGAVLLLDECDVFLQRRTTSDIKRNKLVSIFLRLLEYFEGVMFLTTNRVSAFDPAFESRIHLTIHYPNLDYTSRLHIWRTFVNIGTDWNSLSEDELDELAGVELNGRQIKNVVKTARLLATHERTQLAMGHISTVLRIKKGLAGGS; encoded by the exons ATGGGCAGTCCTTGGTTTACGCGCTCAGATGAGCATAATCCAAAGaaccaagatcatcaaaaCAACTCGGGTAACCCGGTAGAGGTGGGCATGGCCGCTGAGACTAAAGATATTTACCGGAAGAGCAGCTGGGACCCCTGGCAGGAGTGGACGGAGGAAGAAATCGGAGTTGATGGAAGATCATCCCAAGCTTCAGCCAAATACGCACTCATTGTCCGCCGCGAGAAGGAACATGGTGAAATTGATGAATCAGTCCTATCGCTACATTCTATCACAGTGCAGAGCCCACTGCTCAAAAAGATTCTCGGTCCGGTTTTCAAGGGCTACAAGGGCATCAAACCCAACCTCAAGAAACTCGAGTTTCATGCGCCTTTTCGAGAGTTCTTCTATAGATGGGATGAGTTTACTCAAGCCGACCCAAGGAACGATTCCGCTGATTCCTCCGAGGAGTGTTCGCATTACAAACTTCTGGCAGATATCATACGTGCCGAGATCAAGCCGCGTATTGAGCAAGCCTCGGATCTTTTGAACAACGGCGTTATATCTTTTGATTATGTGTGGACGCTCTTTGAGCCTGATATCGAAGTCTACACCACGGTCGAAGGCCGCGATAGACTGTTTAGGTTGAGCAGCAGTAATTATTCCAAGGCGCCAGATGGAACAGTGGCATACGTGCTTTGTGCCCGCTTCATCGACACCGATGGGGACATCTTCGGGTACACAGAAACAACCTTGAACATATTGCCTTTTGAGAACGTCAAGCCAATTTTGGAGCTAGAAGTTATCCCGGCACGTCTATGCCCCCACTTGGATGAAGTCAAGGATCGACTCGTACAACGTGGTCGAGTATTTGAGAGCTTGAAAGGCATCCACCACAGGACGTATTCTGGTATGTACAGTCTGTCTAGTACAGCCTCGGGTATTCCAAAGCAGCGACACGTAA CTCATAGGTCTCTACCAGCAAAACCATGCGCCACAATAGTTTCGAGAAATGGCTCACAAAACTCAA GTTGGCTCAAGGCCCTTACCAAAGGCAAGTTTCTTACTACCAACCTAGGACTATTCGACATTGAGCTCATCAAAGACGTGTTATGGAGCTCAACAGCCTTTGATCAGCTAGTGCTGCCGCACGATTACAAACGAATTATTCAGGCATTTGTTGGTGCTCAAATGTCTGGCTTGGACAATTTTGACGATGTAATCAAAGGCAAAG GACGAGGAATCATTATGCTTCTAAGCGGAGAGCCGGGAACTGGGAAAACACTCACAGCAGAGTCTG TTTCCGAGATCATGCAAAAGCCCCTCTATAACATGAGTGCTGCCGAGTTGGGGGATGTTGCCCAAGAGGTTGAGCAGAAGCTAGACTGTGCTCTCGAGCTCTCAACAAGATGGGGAGCAGTCCTTCTCCTCGATGAGTGCGACGTCTTTCTCCAACGTCGAACTACCTCAGATATCAAAAGAAACAAACTCGTCTCGATTTTCCTTAGACTCCTCGAATACTTTGAGGGCGTCATGTTTTTGACAACTAATCGAGTCTCGGCATTCGACCCGGCGTTTGAGTCTCGAATTCATCTCACTATTCATTATCCCAATCTGGACTACACTAGCAGACTGCATATCTGGAGGACATTTGTTAATATTGGCACCGATTGGAATAGTCTTTCTGAAGATGAGCTGGATGAATTGGCCGGTGTCGAGCTCAATGGGAGACAGATCAAGAATGTGGTCAAGACGGCAAGACTTCTTGCAACGCACGAAAGGACTCAGCTGGCTATGGGCCATATCAGCACGGTTCTGAGGATCAAGAAAGGGCTAGCAGGAGGGTCATGA
- a CDS encoding PhoD-like phosphatase-domain-containing protein: MRSAVILYACGLLATAVTAEFDGNLNYASPSRRHARLGIDVPLVKRRSLKRGNTPYDPSQLNFTHGVASGDPWPQSVVLWTRVAPSTQSDESEKVVNGTAGHYSHETEKYIKADPHPICVEWKVYESKSASRDGKTAASGRAYTTSDIDYTVKVEADGLKPLTTYYYQFKVCDSDVKSPVGRTKTAPTANDDVSDLSFAVFSCSNYPNGYFNAYGNAARKDEHDYVIHLGDYIYEYGANGSRASQPSTEIFTLHDYRTRHGQYRTDPDLQLLSQNFAWIPTWDDHEFANNGYRDGFSGLNNTEESFLKEGRKVTVDTRKVNAVRAYFEWMPIRQTDLDDGLRVWRSFQMGKLLDLIILDTRNYDRSITSLDWNDNYIDMIRDDPSRTLMGGRQENWFYRSLSKSKDRGAAWRIVGNQIIFSRITEDWGNGEVLPGDNWSGYVANRNRTLEHLYDNDIGNNIFLAGDSHQNWVSDLVWLGTKEYDNKTGAGSIGVEFAGTAVSSNGVGGPIEPAAGKAARARVQKNPELQWQEGYYRGYFILDVNAKQVSSRFYGSPSVASRNSWDIPLANFTVVSGDNHLKRPVAGGRAESGALRYGEVKHTNLTLNTETGEWKNVGFDTMYVKHD; the protein is encoded by the exons ATGAGGTCTGCTGTGATTCTCTATGCTTGTGGCCTTCTGGCTACAGCGGTGACGGCTGAGTTCGACGGCAACTTGAACTACGCCAGTCCATCTCGTCGTCATGCTCGTCTTGGAATCGATGTTCCGTTGGTCAAGCGTCGATCTCTGAAGCGTGGTAACACTCCTTATGATCCTTCTCAGCTCAACTTTACCCACGGAGTAGCCTCCGGAGATCCTTGGCCTCAGAGTGTTGTACTCTGGACCCGTGTTGCCCCTTCTACTCAGTCAGACGAGAGTGAGAAGGTTGTGAACGGCACCGCGGGACATTACAGCCATGAGACTGAGAAGTACATCAAGGCTGATCCTCATCCTATCTGTGTGGAGTGGAAGGTTTATGAGTCCAAGTCTGCTTCTAGAGATGGGAAGACGGCCGCCAGTGGACGAGCTTATACTACCTCTGATATCGACTACACTGTGAAG GTCGAAGCTGATGGCTTGAAACCACTTACCACTTACTACTACCAGTTCAAGGTCTGTGACTCGGATGTCAAGAGTCCTGTTGGCCGCACCAAGACTGCTCCTACCGCCAACGATGACGTCTCTGATCTGAGCTTCGCCGTGTTCTCTTGCAGTAACTATC CTAACGGCTATTTTAACGCTTATGGCAACGCTGCCAGAAAGGATGAGCACGACTATGTTATCCATCTGGGAGATTATATCTATGAGTATGGAGCCAACGGCAGCCGGGCCAGTCAGCCTTCTACTGAGATCTTTACCCTTCACGACTATCGAACTCGCCATGGACAA TACCGCACAGATCCCgatcttcagcttctgtCACAGAACTTTGCTTGGATCCCTACTTGGGATGATCACG AGTTCGCCAACAACGGTTACAGAGATGGATTCTCTGGTCTTAACAATACTGAAGAGTCCTTCTTGAAGGAGGGCCGCAAGGTCACCGTTGACACTCGAAAGGTTAACGCTGTCCGAGCTTACTTCGAGTGGATGCCCATCCG CCAAACTGATCTTGACGACGGCCTTCGAGTCTGGCGTTCTTTCCAAATGGGCAAGCTCCTGGATCTTATCATCCTCGACACCCGAAACTACGACCgcagcatcaccagcctcgacTGGAACGACAACTACATCGACATGATCCGAGATGATCCCAGCCGCACTCTCATGGGAGGTCGTCAGGAGAACTGGTTCTATCGATCTCTTAGTAAGTCTAAGGACCGAGGTGCTGCCTGGAGAATCGTTGGCAACCAGATTATCTTCTCGCGTATCACTGAGGACTGGGGTAACGGCGAAGTTCTTCCTGGTGATAACTGGAGT GGCTATGTCGCCAACCGAAACCGAACTCTTGAGCATCTGTACGACAACGATATTGGAAACAACATCTTCCTTGCTGGAGACAGCCACCAGAACTGG GTCTCGGATCTCGTTTGGCTTGGAACCAAGGAATATGACAACAAAACCGGTGCTGGAAGTATTGGTGTCGAGTTCGCCGGAACAGCTGTCAGCTCTAACGGTGTTGGTGGCCCTATCGAGCCTGCAGCCGGCAAAGCTGCTCGTGCTAGAGTCCAGAAGAACCCTGAGCTTCAGTGGCAAGAGGGTTACTACCGAGGATACTTCATTCTGGATGTAAATGCTAAGCAGGTCTCTTCTCGATTCTATG GCTCTCCTTCTGTTGCCTCTCGCAACTCCTGGGATATTCCCCTGGCTAACTTCACCGTCGTTTCTGGTGACAACCACTTGAAGCGTCCTGTTGCTGGTGGTCGTGCTGAATCCGGCGCTCTTCGATACGGAGAGGTCAAGCACACAAATCTCACTCTGAACACTGAGACTGGCGAGTGGAAGAACGTTGGCTTTGACACCATGTACGTCAAGCATGATTAA
- a CDS encoding Tubulin/FtsZ, GTPase domain-containing protein translates to MREIVHVQVGQCGNQVGSSFWQTVSGEHGVDGSGSYNGTDDQQRERIDVYFAEATKDKYVPRAVLVDLEPGPQDAIRAGPLGQLFRPDNFVAGNASAGNNWAKGHYTEGAELVEEAIDVVRHEVENCDHLQGFQLTHSLGGGTGSGMGTLLLSKIREEFPDRMMATFSVMPSPKVSDTVVEPYNATLSLNQLVENSDETFCIDNEALYDIYEKTLKIADPSYADLNYLISTVMAGVTTCFRFPGQLNSDLRKLAVNMIPFPRLHFFMVGFAPLTGRKMQGFQHLTVPSLAQQIFDNKNVMAAADFRNGRYLTCSAIFRGKLSTKEIEDQMLKVQTKNSEYFVDWIPNNVQTSVCSVPPRGLPMAATFVGNSTAIQEIFKRVDDQFSAMFRRKAFLHWYTSEGMDEMEFTEAQSNLHDLVSEYQQYQDAEIDDEVEEYEGEGEPEEYEG, encoded by the exons ATGCGTGAGATT GTGCACGTTCAAGTCGGCCAATGT GGCAACCAAGTCGGCTCCAGTTTCTG GCAAACCGTCTCTGGGGAGCATGGCGTTGACGGCAGCGGCTC ATACAACGGAACCGACGACCAACAGCGAGAGCGCATCGACGTTTACTTCGCCGAG GCCACAAAGGATAAGTACGTGCCCCGCGCGGTCCTTGTGGATCTTGAGCCCGGTCCTCAGGATGCCATCCGCGCCGGTCCTCTAGGCCAGCTTTTCCGCCCCGACAACTTCGTCGCCGGAAATGCCAGCGCTGGTAACAACTGGGCCAAGGGTCATTACACCGAAGGTGCTGAGCTCGTTGAGGAGGCCATCGATGTTGTGCGACACGAGGTTGAGAACTGCGACCATCTTCAGGGTTTCCAGCTCACCCACTCTCTGGGCGGTGGTACCGGTTCCGGTATGGGAACGCTTCTTCTGTCGAAAATCCGTGAGGAGTTTCCCGATCGTATGATGGCTACTTTTTCTGTTATGCCTTCACCCAAGGTTTCTGATACCGTTGTCGAACCATACAACGCCACTTTGTCATTGAACCAGCTTGTCGAGAACTCCGATGAGACCTTCTGTATCGATAACGAGGCTTTGTACGACATTTACGAGAAGACCTTGAAGATCGCTGATCCTTCTTATGCCGATCTTAACTACCTGATCTCGACAGTTATGGCCGGCGTGACAACATGTTTCCGATTCCCCGGTCAGCTCAACTCCGATCTGCGCAAGTTGGCCGTCAACATGATTCCGTTCCCTCGACTTCACTTCTTCATGGTTGGATTTGCGCCTTTGACTGGTCGCAAGATGCAGGGCTTCCAACATCTTACCGTGCCCAGTCTGGCTCAGCAGATTTTCGATAACAAGAACGTtatggctgctgctgattTCCGCAACGGTCGATACCTCACTTGTTCCGCGATTTT CCGCGGTAAGCTGTCGACAAAGGAGATCGAAGACCAGATGCTCAAGGTGCAAACCAAGAACTCAGAGTATTTCGTCGACTGGATCCCCAACAACGTGCAAACCTCCGTTTGCTCTGTTCCCCCCAGAGGTCTCCCCATGGCCGCCACATTCGTCGGAAACTCCACCGCCATCCAGGAGATCTTCAAGCGCGTCGACGACCAATTCTCCGCCATGTTCCGTCGCAAGGCCTTCTTGCATTGGTACACCAGCGAGGGTATGGACGAGATGGAATTCACCGAGGCTCAGTCCAACTTGCACGACTTGGTCAGCGAGTACCAGCAGTACCAGGATGCTGAGATCGACGACGAGGTTGAGGAGTacgagggtgagggtgagcCTGAGGAGTATGAGGGCTAG
- a CDS encoding inositol phospholipid synthesis and fat-storage-inducing TM-domain-containing protein, translating to MVTTRRAARAAAEANDTVMDSPSRSTSTPRSSPFLPTPLERAGLVLFPALLIFGTIFSILSPQTRAAPYDPIAQSHLQDPSVSPSYFARKSNIFNVLFVKRGWAWITVAFFVFIFSHPSTTDTGRRVRASLRWVAVTTMWFLVTQWCFGPALIDRGFRWTGGRCELARREVEFGSDTVGDKVTAVACKAAGGKWKGGHDISGHVFLLTLGTAFLMQEVGWAVLRWSGKRNEERCVVMTDGALKSANVESDTSLGEGSERPALGLGGKFAVGVMGLSAWMLLMTAIYFHTWFEKFTGLLTAVTAFYVVYIVPRFVPAVRQVIGLPGI from the exons ATGGTTACTACTCGACGTGCTGCGAGGGCGGCTGCTGAAGCGAACGATACGGTTATGGATTCTCCCTCGAGATCGACTTCGACGCCTCGCTCGTCTCCTTTCCTGCCGACACCTCTAGAGAGAGCTGGACTTGTGTTGTTTCCAGCTCTTTTGATCTTCGGAACTATCTTCTCTATACTCTCGCCGCAGACGCGCGCAGCACCGTACGATCCTATCGCGCAGTCGCACCTCCAAGATCCTAGCGTTTCTCCGAGCTACTTCGCGCGCAAGTCCAATATTTTCAACGTTCTCTTTGTCAAGCGAGGCTGGGCATGGATCACTGTTGCATTCTTTGTCTTTATCTTCAGCCATCCTAGCACCACCGACACAGGACGACGTGTTCGCGCGAGTCTGCGATGGGTTGCTGTAACAACAATGTGGTTCCTCGTCACGCAGTGGTGCTTTGGGCCTGCTCTGATTGACCGTGGTTTCCGATGGACAGGTGGCCGCTGCGAGCTCGCTAGAAGGGAGGTCGAATTCGGTTCGGATACTGTTGGTGACAAGGTCACGGCAGTGGCCTGTAAAGCTGCCGGTGGAAAATGGAAGGGAGGTCATGACATATCGGGCCACGTCTTCCTCCTGACACTAGGTACTGCGTTTCTCATGCAAGAGGTTGGTTGGGCTGTGTTGAGATGGTCTGGCAAGCGAAACGAGGAGCGATGCGTTGTTATGACCGACGGAGCTCTCAAGAGCGCTAATGTCGAATCTGATACATCTCTGGGCGAAGGTTCCGAGCGACCTGCACTGGGACTGGGCGGCAAGTTCGCTGTAGGTGTCATGGGACTGAGTGCTTGGATGCTACTCATGACGGCCATTTACTTCCACACATGGTTCGAGAAG TTTACTGGACTCTTGACAGCGGTGACGGCCTTTTACGTGGTGTACATTGTGCCTCGCTTTGTACCTGCTGTAAGACAGGTCATTGGTCTTCCTGGCATATAG
- a CDS encoding pectate lyase superfamily protein-domain-containing protein: MDNSTPMAGPRRQRRRMASEESYHDEIPVPGQGNNKPSATSTHSLERYYTSTPQKQRFSWLFIVIMGLSTIVTASLLAMRLFTLPASAAPQAIEVEVEVAAPAASVSTAAPAYPAPPSPEPATPEPPAYSAAAAAGSWWLSDIKRQGVVAYGSADYKIFRNVKDYGAKGDGSSDDTEAINAAFSDGNRCGKGCDSSTVTPALVYFPAGTYVVSKPILPYYYTHMIGDVNNLPVLKPTANFEGMAVIDVDPYNSDGSNWHTNQNNFFRQVRNFKIDLTGMPKSSGTGIHWQVAQATSLQNIVFQMIEDPSDDNKQQGIFIDNGSGGFMTDLTFIGGRYGGFFGSQQFTSRNMTFRNCNTAVYMNWNWLWTLNGLDISGAKVGIDMTAGGNVQNVGSILLTDSKIANTAVGVLTNYNPAQPDTNGTLIIDNVDMSSAVPVAVKGGGSSATILPGNAKIASWVQGRAYTGGSGKAIQATQTPVTKPKALLDTKGNVVTKSKPQYNSVPAANFISVKSKGAKGDGKTDDTAAIQAVFNSVQDGQIVYFDHGAYVITDTVKVPKNIKIVGEVWPLIMAGGNKNFKDQANPKPVWQVGQAGDVGNVEIQDLMFETLGPQPGAILMEFNVAGSTPGSAGLFDVHFRVGGSAGTQLQSDTCKKTPDVKTEPKPECLGAFMLFHMTKQSSCYLENTWFWVADHELDLSDHSQINLYNGRGVLIESTKGAWLWGTASEHSVLYNYHLENASNVYMSLIQTETAYMQGNPDATVPFTVNKKYFDPDFKATCTGTSERCARTWGLRAVNSKDVFIYGGGLYSFFDNYDQVCVGQNNCQDNMIDIESSQVHLYGISTKASVNMVNVDGKSAVLDKDNRNNFCAAIALFSS; encoded by the exons ATGGACAACTCCACTCCAATGGCAGGTCCTCGGAGGCAAAGACGGCGGATGGCGTCCGAGGAAAGTTACCACGATGAGATCCCTGTTCCTGGTCAGGGCAATAATAAG CCATCCGCAACATCAACACACTCTCTAGAGCGATACTACACCTCTACACCCCAGAAACAACGATTTAGCTGGCTattcatcgtcatcatgggGCTTTCGACTATCGTCACGGCCTCCCTCTTGGCCATGCGCCTCTTCACCCTCCCAGCTTCGGCTGCTCCTCAGGCcattgaggttgaggttgaggtcgCTGCTCCCGCGGCCTCTGTGTCTACTGCCGCTCCGGCCTATCCTGCACCCCCCTCACCTGAGCCTGCCACTCCCGAGCCTCCTGCTTACTCGGCTGCCGCTGCTGCCGGTTCTTGGTGGTTGTCCGACATCAAGCGCCAGGGTGTCGTTGCCTATGGCTCTGCCGACTACAAGATCTTCCGCAACGTGAAAGACTACGGTGCCAAGGGTGATGGTAGCTCTGACGACACTGAGGCCATCAACGCCGCCTTCTCTGATGGCAACCGTTGTGGTAAGGGCTGTGACTCTTCTACTGTCACTCCCGCTCTCGTCTACTTCCCTGCTGGTACCTATGTCGTCTCCAAGCCTATTCTCCCCTACTACTACACCCACATGATCGGTGATGTCAACAACCTTCCTGTTCTCAAGCCAACTGCCAACTTTGAGGGCATGGCTGTCATTGACGTCGATCCCTATAACTCGGACGGTTCCAACTGGCACACCAACCAGAACAACTTCTTCCGACAGGTCCGCAACTTCAAGATTGATCTCACCGGTATGCCCAAGAGCTCCGGTACTGGTATCCACTGGCAAGTCGCCCAAGCTACCTCTCTTCAGAACATCGTCTTCCAGATGATTGAGGACCCTAGCGACGACAACAAACAGCAAGGTATCTTCATCGACAACGGCTCCGGTGGCTTCATGACCGACCTCACTTTCATTGGTGGTCGATACGGCGGTTTCTTTGGTAGTCAACAGTTCACCAGCCGAAACATGACTTTCCGCAACTGCAACACTGCCGTCTACATGAACTGGAACTGGTTGTGGACTCTCAACGGCCTTGACATCTCTGGCGCCAAGGTCGGCATTGACATGACTGCTGGCGGCAACGTTCAGAACGTCGGCTCTATTCTCCTTACTGACAGCAAGATTGCCAACACTGCAGTCGGTGTCCTGACCAACTACAATCCCGCCCAGCCCGATACCAACGGCACTCTTATCATCGACAACGTCGACATGTCCTCTGCTGTCCCTGTCGCCGTCAAGGGTGGTGGATCTAGTGCTACTATCCTCCCCGGCAACGCCAAGATTGCATCGTGGGTCCAAGGTCGTGCCTACACCGGCGGCAGTGGTAAAGCTATCCAGGCTACTCAGACTCCTGtcaccaagcccaaggctcTTCTCGATACCAAGGGTAACGTCGTCACCAAGAGCAAGCCTCAGTACAACAGTGTCCCCGCTGCCAACTTCATCTCCGTCAAGTCAAAGGGTGCCAAGGGTGATGGCAAGACTGATGATACTGCCGCCATTCAGGCTGTCTTCAACAGTGTCCAAGATGGTCAGATCGTTTACTTCGACCACGGCGCTTATGTCATTACCGATACTGTCAAGGTtcccaagaacatcaagatTGTTGGCGAGGTCTGGCctctcatcatggctggtggTAACAAAAACTTCAAGGATCAAGCCAACCCCAAGCCCGTCTGGCAAGTCGGTCAAGCTGGTGATGTCGGCAACGTCGAGATCCAGGACCTCATGTTTGAGACTCTCGGACCCCAGCCCGGTGCCATCTTGATGGAGTTCAACGTCGCTGGTTCTACTCCCGGCTCCGCTGGTCTCTTTGATGTCCACTTCCGCGTCGGTGGCTCTGCCGGTACTCAACTCCAGTCTGACACCTGCAAGAAGACTCCCGACGTCAAGACCGAACCCAAACCCGAATGCCTCGGCGCCTTCATGCTCTTCCACATGACTAAGCAGTCTAGCTGCTACCTCGAGAACACCTGGTTCTGGGTTGCCGACCACGAGCTCGACCTTAGCGATCACTCTCAGATCAACCTCTACAACGGCCGCGGAGTTCTGATTGAGAGCACCAAGGGTGCTTGGCTGTGGGGTACCGCTTCCGAGCACAGCGTTCTCTACAACTACCACCTTGAGAATGCCTCTAATGTCTACATGTCGCTCATCCAGACCGAGACTGCTTACATGCAGGGCAACCCTGACGCGACCGTCCCCTTCACCGTGAACAAGAAGTATTTCGACCCTGACTTCAAGGCCACCTGCACCGGTACCTCTGAGCGATGTGCCCGTACCTGGGGTCTCCGCGCTGTCAACTCCAAGGATGTCTTCATCTATGGAGGGGGCCTCTACAGCTTCTTCGACAACTACGACCAGGTCTGTGTCGGCCAGAACAACTGCCAGGACAACATGATCGACATTGAGAGCTCCCAGGTGCACCTTTACGGCATCAGCACCAAGGCCTCTGTTAACATGGTCAATGTTGATGGCAAGTCGGCGGTCCTCGACAAGGACAACCGCAACAACTTCTGCGCCGCCATCGCGCTCTTCTCATCTTAG